From the genome of Ovis aries strain OAR_USU_Benz2616 breed Rambouillet chromosome 5, ARS-UI_Ramb_v3.0, whole genome shotgun sequence:
ATGTCCCTTCAGggcctgacaaaatgtggcccactggagaagggaatggcaaaccatttcagtattcttactttgagaaccccatgaacagtatgaaaaggcaaaaaggtgtgacactgaaagatgcgcaccccaggtcactaggtgtccaatatactactggggaagagtgaaggGCAATTACTAATATCTCCAGAATGAAGAGGATGAGCCAAAGGGGAAACGACATCCAGAATGAAGAGGATGAGCCAAAGGGGAAAcgacacccagctgtggatgttgTCTGGTCGTGAAGGTCAAGTCCAATGAAATAAGGAACAATATGGcttaggaacctgaaatgttaggctcatcaatcaaggtaaattggatgtggtcaaacaggagatggcaagactgagcattgacattttagaaatcagagaactaaaatggatgggaatgggtgaatttaattcagatgaccacagTACCTAACTGTGGGCAAGACCTCAGAAAATAAGCAGTAGCAcattaaacactgaaaataaactaGTTCGCTGCACATTTAAAGCCAAGTTTGATGTCAATGAGATTTCTATAAATACTAAATTATGAGACATCAAATCATTAGGGAAAATTCTGTTACAAAAGATGTGCATTTATACACTGGCCATTCTCTAAACCTCTCCCATTAGTCCTGACACTCCCAACACTTTCAAATAAAAACCTGGTGCTTTCAGAAAATGAGTtcagaaacacaaggaaaaagaCAAGAGTAGAAACCTGGTAATCTACCTTCTAATACTGGGAACAGGGGATCTCTGGTCATGGAACTGTTGGGTTGGTGCAAAATTAATTGCGGTTTTCTCTTAAATATGGTTATGCTATACAAACGAGAAAtgcacatcattttaatgtgcattccTTGCTTTATGGTTTTCTAATGACAATATTTGGCTGTTTATATTTAGACTAGGGAGATGATGttacacaaaaaggaaaactgagtaattttcttattcaagttcaaaatagGTCATAAAACAGCGAAAACTCGCAACATCATTTGCAAAGACAATAACCTTGATGATGAGGAGTGCAGTGGCCAGCCATTGCAAGTTGACAAGGACCAACTGACAGCAATCAGCAAAGCTGATGCTCAAAGTTGATTCTCAACTACATAAGAAGCTGCCAAAGAACTCAAAGTCAACCATTCTGTGGTTATTCGGCATCTGAACAAATTTGAAAGGTTAAAAAACACTCGGTTAAGTGGGTGCCTTTCAAGCTGACCGAAAGTCAAAATTCTTATCATTTCCACTAAAGGACCATTTCTCATTTGTATTGTTAtgtgcaatgaaaagtggattttatacaccCAACAACTGGCGATGACCAGCTCAGTAGTTGGGACTGAGAAGCTCCGAAACACTtaccaaagccaaacttgcacctaAAAATGGTCATGTCACTGGTGCTCTGGTGTCCACTTgacccactacagctttctgaatcctggtgaagcCATTATACCTAAGAAGCACGCTAAGCAAATCAACAAGGCACTGAAAACTCCAATGCCTGCAGCAGGTACTGGTCAACAGGTCTAGTGCTTCTCCACGACAACACCCGACTGCACATCATATAACTACTTCTAAAAAGTTAAACGAACTGGGCTACCAAGTTTGCCTCACCCACcacattcacctgacctcttaAACATCTCAACAGCTttctgcagggaaaatgctttccaaaaatTTACTGAATCCCAAAGcatgtatttttactttataggaataaacttatttcttgttggtaAAAACATGTTGATAATAATggtttctattttgattaatgATGTGTTTGAACCTAGTTAAAAAGATATACaattcatggtctgaaactgTTAAGTTTGAACCTAGTAAGATCCCACGTGtggctcagtcactaagtcatgtctgactcttgcgaccccatggactgtagtccaccaggttcctctatccataggattatccaggcaagaatactggagtgggttgccatttcctcctccagtggatctttccgacccagggactgaacttgcatctcctgcattggcagatggattctttaccactgagctacctaggcAGCAATACCCCACATGCTGCACCACAAAACCGActcagcaaagcaaaaaaaaaaaaaaaaaaaaaaaagccaaaaaacaaaaggaaaccaaGTTTCCAGAAGACAGGAAAAATTAGTAGACACTCATGTGATGGAGTACCATCCTCACACCACTTAACTTTTTCTACCTAATTCACTGAAGTTTCATTTTAATTCCTAAACTTCCATGAATTAggccagagaaggcaacggcaccccactccagttctcttgcctggaaaatcccatggatggaggagcctggaaggctgccgtccatggggtcactgagtcagacatgactgagcgacttcactttccactttcatgcattggagaaggaaatggcaacccactccagtgttcttgtctggagaatcccagggatggggtagcctggtgggctgccgtctctggggtcgcaccgagttggacacgactgaagtgactcagcagcagcagcagcatgaattaGGCCTAGAAACTAGCAagtatccttcagtaaaaaatgcAAACGtttttcagaaaggaaagggATTAGCAATCATTAACTTATTCGTAAGAAATAATGTGAttttcttccccctccctcctaTATCCTGGTATCAGCTAAATAAATTTGAGTTTCTGATAGGGGAGAATGTAAACATTCATTTGGGAACTCGGAAGTACTTGTAGGGAAAGGTTGGATGCTTAGGTAGTTCGGTGGCACTAGCAGTATGGAAATGGAGAGGAAAATAAAGGATGGCTGACTCCTTAATTTCTATAACTGTGTTCAGCAAAAACCTTTTCATCAAATGCGCCTTTAAAAAACCTTATTACATATAACATAGTTCAATTACACGTAGACTGCATCAGGGGCCTTAACATAATTTATGCAGTGATGCTTTGCCAAAATTTATTTCAGCTCTTTAAAATTTCTAGCCAACTTCAGGAATGTATCTCTACTGTATGTGCAAATGCTGCCAGTGGATTCCATACAGAAACCCACCTTGGTTTCACTATTTATCATACTAAAACTTAACTTTATGTTCAAAAGCAATAAAACTCAAGTCTTTGGTAATGCACTTCAGAAATGGGGATACCTTCAACAAAAAACCTGTATCCGGATAATCGATCATGAATtttacaacaaaaatatttttaccttGCAGACTGatcaacaacttttttttttaaactaatgttTACCATATCGTTTTTAGTGTGAAATTAGtaataataaggaaaaatacCTTCAGGCAAACAAAAAGGTCATGTTAGCCAAATAGGGTCTGAAAACTGCAGTTTTCTTATCCAGGTGTTTTCCATTCAAATcatgtttttttccccaataaagGTTAACATAAATATAAGCTGCTTAACAATAACCTTAAAGTCTCATAGGCTGAGGTTTAAGTATTTATACTTCATATGATAAGGAAATAGATACTAGCAGTTTCAACACCAGAAGATTTGGCATTAAAAACCTCAGTAATAAGAACTTCTATTTCTATGTATGTGATATAAATAGCCATTGGAAAATAGGGCTTTCCAAGCTAACCTCCCATTTAATCGTAAATGAACTGTGTATGTGGTTTCCTTAACCTATCACGATGCACAAGTTGATGTCTTTCCATGCTACTTACCACCACTGACATCACCCAAGGAAACAGAACACAGtacttaaaatttaatgaaatttcaaCAGCAAACATTTCCTATCGGATCTGGTTTCTAATATCTGCCTACTGAGAATTAAGAATACTTATTACCTGTTCaacaactacagaaaaaaaattaaaagtgtgaGGTATAGTCATTTAAGAGTGAAGTAGTCAAGATTTTCTTttactcaaaaaaagaaaaaaaaatcacttcaaagAGTCAACTTTCATGTACAAAACACAAGGTCAATCACAATTATCACTGGACACAAAGGATATtccaaaggtttttaaaaatggtaattaatctcaaaaaaggaaaattaattttagcttttatatttcattcattatCAAGACCATGTTTGCTTAATAAGATAATTATGCTATTGATACAAAACATACAGTATTTACacttaaatgtacaaaataatttaatgtttacaaaaatattagaatgttgagttgactGACACAGTCTTAAGTAATCTCTTCTAGAGAAGTATAATAAGACCACtgatttccatttcatttcttttttaataagtcaAAGAAAGGATGCTGCAATGCTTCATCCAGAGTAATTCTTTTCACTGGATCATATTCTAACATTCTTCGAACGAGGTCAAACAGTTTCTCATGTTCTTCATCATGACAAAGCATAAATTCCTGAGGAGAAAAATGATGTTAAAGgacattaaaaaatagtttaaaagttaaaaaaaaaaaaaaccacgtaTCTTTTTTAACTTACCTTCAACGGTTTACAGCGTCTCCTAACATATCTACCAGCAGAACTATGTTCATCCCAATCTAGCTGATTATGATGAAAATACTTGCGTTTTCTACAGGAAAGAGAAGTCTCggttagttttaaaaaaagattcacaTGCTTACCCTGCCCTCACCAGAGAACAGGGTAACAGACAGAACCCTGAACCATAAGCAGCTCTCTCTATATACATAAGCACACAATTTCTAAAAATCTCAACAATAATTATTTATCAGATATCTTAAATTATATCTTTCTTAATCTTGTACCCTATAAGGTTTTAGTATCCCACCTAAGTTGTTCCCAAATACCACGTGTAACAATGCCAGCTTTAAAAACAGGTTCCTATAACCATTTGTGTAAATTCTGATGTCATTAGATCTGGAATGAGGCTGAAAATCTTTAACAATTCTATGGGTGACTTGTGGTAAAGCTATGTTTTGAAACCTCTTATATAGTATCTTGTCCAAAGACATATAGCTAGTTAGCAAAAGTGTGGAATTCAAACTTAAGACTTATATGACTCCAAAATCAAGGTCTTTTTACTACtctgtgtattatttttgtattgaCCTAGGAAAACATTTATGCAAAGGTTAGCCTGAATATAAAAACACCATTTTATTTACTAGATCACAAAGTAAACACtgaattacttttcaaaaaacttGACTTCATGAAAAAAATCCACAATCTACAAGTTTTCGGAATAAGCAATAACAAAGATGGATTTTCTGTAGTGTGAATATAGGCCACTGTACGTACCCAAGGGCTTTGATCTTAGAAAACATACCTTGTTTTCTGAATCATGTGTGTTGGTATGGGTCCTAATATTCGTTCCATCATTGCCAGGTGCTCTTTACTATCATGAGTctaaaaaaagtaggaaaaagaaacTTAGCACTTCCCATTTCTGTACATGCAATAAAGGGAAACAAAACAGTGCTTCCGTAAAAGGACCAGGTTAGACAATTATACAACTCATATTACACTCCATTTCAGAGGACTATAACTGCATGAGCTGTATTATCTAATGCAAGCCCAGTAAAACTGAAGTCTTTCTGAACTGGATCAGTAAGGGCTGTATAGCAGATGGTgaacaggtttttaaaatgtgttttattgcCGTAGAGTTGATTTCCAAAGTTTGAATAATCTGTTTAATGTAAAACTGAAcagtttttccttatttatttgtatttactgCAGTGTTTAAGATGCCTGGGGAAGATTACCAAAAATCTGTCTCATTTTATCAGTTGCTTAACTAACCTCCATTTACTGAATGGATAGCAACCTTGTAACACTTCCTAATCctagataataaaaatacaatcCCAGTAATTCTTACAACCCAGAGCTAAGTATGTGGGAACATGactttcagagaggttaagatacTAGCTCAATATTATATAGTTCATAAATGAGGAAACGAGCTGTGAACCCAAGTGAAAGTTTTATTCTTACATTACATAGTAACAGAGTTTTGGCTAAAGTAGAATAAACTGTTAAACTGACAGCTGAAACCGTACACTCCTTGAGCAGAGGCTGgcaatttttctataaagggccagatagcaaatattttaggcttggATGGTCACAAATGGTCTTtatcacatattctttttcattgtttaaagCAGACATCAGGCAGGATAcagtttgccaacctctgctcTGGAGAGCAGTCTGTGAGCAATGCTTTTTAAACCCATTAACTACTGTGCCTAGCACACTGCTCTCAAAATTATATTCTTAATTCATGACAGGAATAAATAATACAAGCTCTATATCTTCACAAAGCACCTTAGCTGAAGACATTTTGGAGGGTGGAATCCAAATATAAACAGAATCTCAGACCAAAGTTAATAATCCATGCTTAAGATCCCGTGATTTATAAccataaaaccattaaaaaaattttttatgtgtCAGAATGAAGAAAGCATGCACTATGCTCAACTTTTCCCTTGACCCTACAGCTTACTACCACAAAATCAGATAACACCTCCTAGGAATGGCACAACAGTTACTTTCTAGATATCAAACTTATCTAGAGTACTTTTAACAACCTCACTACAGATCAGACAAAAGCAAGACGTGCCCCACAGTAGTAAATACATGTATTCTGCAACCGCCACCTAAATGACTTTTAATTCATCGCAGCTTCCTCCTCATCCTGCACTGTCATAACCTCAAATCAACCTTGACAGAATTAGCTAGGAACTCCCTAACAGCCCTCACCCTGCCCAGAACATACTTTGATCATATTACAACCCTATTTCAAGTTCTTCAATGGTTACACCACTTGAAGCTTTCAAGAGTTTGAGCTTTCAGACATTAAGTAAAATTACAAGGAAAAGATGTGGAGACCTAAATAACATTTTTGTCCTTTTACTTTGCCAagtaaagacttttattttttcaaaaataactatTATCATCTCATAAAAGGGACATTTTaataccaaacaaaaacaaaaacaaaaaacaccaaacccaccaaacaacaaaaaacaaggaGGGATAATTTCTATTTGAAAGCCAGAATGGTAGCTGTacaaaaaatcattttcattttacaccAGTCTGTATCTGCAAACCACTGACTTGCAGGATCagcgaactgactcattggaaaagaccctgatgctgggaaagactggaggcaggagaaggggatgacagaggataagatggttgaattttatcactgactcaatacacATGtatttgagtaagcttcaggagggcagagaagcctggcatgctgcagtccatggggtcatagagtcagacttgactgagggGCTGAACTGACTTGTAGGATAAAACAAATATCTTTCTATGGCAAATGAGTACACTACAAGTGTCAGTACTTGCCTATTGAcactatttttctatttatccAAAACACTTGATAGCACTATTCATTCTTCCTCAACTAGAGTACCTTTCTGTATGCCCGCTGCATTTATGAACACAATTTCTTCTTCCTGATATGGCCACCACACATACTCTAGCCTTATGACAAACTCCTACTCCTCCTCATAGCATGGATTAAACTCTCTATTTTCCTCAGTGATGCCTTCTCTAAGGAAACTTAGCTGTGCACTGTTTCTGGGTTTCCACCACACTTTTTACAATGTTCCATTTTAACAAATAGCACATTATACTCAACAGTTCTTGCATTATCTATCTTGTGTATGACTTCTTTGAGGtcagagattgtcttttcatttttgtacaGGTAGTGCTTAGAAATGTGCCTAAAGTGTCACAGATGCTTGATACAACGTACTGTTTCTGAATTCAAGTGCAACATAACCAGaactgaatgaaaactgaccatagTTGCACTAACATAAATTTATGAAagcatgtcacacacacacaaaatggatcACTGTCACATGAACCGTGTTTTTCATATTCAATAGGAACCATGTGTTTAAAATCGACAATCACATGCAGAATGAATTATGACCATTCACTGAGAGtagtatttcatttcattatggttttaaagGATGACTATTTTGCACATGCAAATTTTAATCTTAAGATTACTGATAAACAATGGCAACTTttcaaaatagaaaccaaaacTTCAACAGGTCTTTAACATTTAAAGCTCATTATAGTGCAGTGCAACTAGAGGAACCCCTGCTCACCATAACCAAAGAAAGCCtgtgcatagcaatgaagacccactgcagccaaaaatacatacatatataaagcaAAGAATTAGTAAATAACATTTAGTAAATACATACCTGAAAGACTGTGAAACCAAGGTAATATTCAATAAGAATGCAACCTATGCTCCAAACATCACAAGGCTGAGACCAACCTaaagctatttaaaaacaaaaccaagcatTTTATTATGCAACAATTTAACTGTTAATACACTAAATTTTTTCCTATGTGGGTGCTCTCTTTATATAGCCCATTTAGAAGAATGATAGTAAATCCACAGCTTACGTTTTTAGTtttatagcaaacattattcagTGTCCTTTGAGTCCTCCACATCCTTATATCAAATTATAGTATTTTAACCTAGGGGAATAGGCTTTTTATGTAAAACAAGAGACTAGCAAATGTTTCATAGTCTTTAAATTGCTTATGCAAAGAGGAACTCTGTTATATCCAGTTCATGGCTGTTCTATAAAACTTTACATTAATGCAAATATAGATCAACAATTGTCCTCAGAATGCAATTACTAACCCCCTATCAATTATCAGCTTGATATCTGTGTTTGTTTCCATTAAAAGAAATACTGTACCACATAAATTATGTAGGAATtataatagatacatatataatagatattaCAGATATTCTAAGCACCCATAAGCAGAAATACAGTCATTTAAAAGTTCACACAGAGGTATCTATATATGTACTTTCAGACTGTCTATACATGCTCTATATTATACTTTCTCCTTCAGAACTATCAATAGTAATattattcaaaaaagaaaaagacacctaGCCTTAAGTCTATATTTAATTAGAAAGAAACGAGGAAACCACAGATGTTTTCCTCTTCCAAAGTTTAAGTACTTAATACAACAATAATGTACTAAAAACCtactttaaaagacattttaatttcttctagaagTATCACTGAATTTAAAGACAAAGGCAGGAACGATATATGCAAGGAACTTCTGCTTTGGTCATTTTTGTTAACCCTCACAGGGTGTCATCATTTGAACAAATAGAAGATGGAGTCTGTTTCTACTTACAGTAACACATAAAAAATTTGCAAATGACTAAGAGCTTGGACCTAAgatgaaaagttttcttttccaatcactcctttctcccagtccagcTTTCTAGCAAATGACTGTAACGTTCTGTAGCATACCACTGTACATCATCTCATTCTGTTATGGGTTAGCTCTAACACTCTGGAATTTCACATCATTCAGTTTTACCAGAAGTTCCCAACTTCTGTTTATTACCCACACCCAAGATGTAAGATCAACTGTCTTCCTCTTACAACTTCCTCTTCAATCTAATTCTGCCGTTATCTTCAGGAGTAACACTTCACACAAACACATAATGAATGCTTCtaatttttccatctcttttttctcctgaagACCAAGAACCCCAGTTTCGGATTTGTATCAACTATTTACAGCCTGGCCACCCATGGGACTGTGTTAATACCAAGAATCACTATATCTTACCCAACCTAGGAAAAGGCCATTAACTGAGTATAAAATACACTGCCGTTTTCCATgccaataacaaagaaaaaaatgccaattGTTTTGTGTTCTCCCATATGTTAAAATGTGGGAGAAAATCTGcttcttaaaattaataaaacacagCAAGttatctcttttaattttttggctgcactgcacagcacgCAAGATCTCAAGTCTCCTAAACCCACTGCAGTAGAagagcagaatcttaaccacttaACCACTGGGGACGTTCCAGCAAGTTTATCTCTTTTTAAGCTCTGAAAATACCTCTCCATCCACGTCTCTTTCCACACACTTCTCTCTTACCTTCACTGCAGCCTTCAGTCCTCAACCATGAACATACTTTCTAAACTACTGCAACAGAAGCAGATTCTTTCAGATCACACTAAGCAGAAATCCTAGTAACATCAACCTCAAAGACAAGCTCTAAACCCGCACTGTCCTATGTAGTAGTTATTAACTACACATCACTatttaaatctaaaatttaaattaattggcCACGCTGCAAGTACACAGTAGTCTACTTACAGCTACTAATGGCTACCATATCGGACAGTACAGATACAACACTTCTATCATCATGGAAAGTTCTACTGGCTAGTTCTACAAAATATTCTTAATTTCCTTACACTTTTACCAATCCTCTACTCTAGATAAACATCATTAGCTTGATTTCATACTCCTATTCTGAACTACCAGTCTTCTTGGACAAAAAGGTAAAAAGTGATTCCATGAAAATGTTTTTACTATCCAACCTCAGTCAAAACTTATATTCAGCCAAGTATTATGGTTATTTCATTTAACTATTATATCTCCCAGTGTCACCTGATCTGAATTTTCCCCACTGTCTCCAAGCCCCTCAAAGCTGTCTTTGAGTTCCCAGCTCTATCAACATGACCTGGTGATTAACTTATAAATTTTGAGCCACAAGATGCTCTTTATCAAGCTCCCTCTTATCATCCaccctgcatacagatgtctgcCCACTAGATCTTCAGCATTTTCATCCGCAACAAGCTTCAGTGATGAGACAAAAATAggtgttcccatcacttcaaaaACCACAATATGATGTAATTAAGCCAAAAGAACTTGTTCTCTTATCATCACGTAGGACTGACTTGTTCAAAAATAACGACCACTTGGAGTATCTTTACAGATGGTATATTATTCCCACTTAGGAAAAATAATTATAGCAATGACCAGACAGCTTTtatggaaacagaaaacattttctgtaCACTGCTAAGAAAATCACAACTATCCACCCACTACCTGGCCCCCCGCAATAGAAGCTGTACAGAACAAAAATGTCGTTTTCAATTAAAGTATCAGGAAGTCTGGTGTCTACTGACCCAAAATGACCTCTGGAGCTCTGTAATGCCGTGTAGATACCAAAGTACTATGATGTTCATCATCGTATGTTGCACTTCCAAAGTCAACAACTTTGATATCTGTGTTTTTCAGTGTGCGTTCATCACGTTTCTAGAAAAGTTGAATAAACACAaagatcaatatataaaatactttacAGCACTATTCCAAAAGGCTTGCCCATGAATTGCCTTTTTGATTTTCAATATAACCCCATGAGAAAGGCAAAGGATTACCCTTTTGGGGTTAAACACCAGGATATAATTAGTCTTAGAGGTAAAATTTCTCATCCAAGCATCATATCAagctaaattaattttaaagataactACCCAAATTAAAACAAGTCTTTAACTTACCATTTTAGAATTATATTTGACTACATAGTCAGActtcacaaataaaatattttcaggctTCAGATCTGTATGGGTTAATTTATTATGATGCAAAActacaaaagaacaaaaagacaTTATTAGTTTCACTGACAAATTTAATCTATATTGGGGGATGGGAGGATTGGTGATAGACGTAGGAATCAAAAGCAGTTTCATCTTTACTTGTAATATGTGCAGTTTTAGTGACAATGCTTTGATATGTTACTtatataataaaaactttaatttactggtatttaaaaatttaacaaagtgTACTTACAATTTATTGACTGGCAGATCTGATATGCCATTTGCCTGATGTGGTCAATTTGAAATGGCAGAAAGctattttctttaatgaaatcATAGGTACTAAGTCCCAAGAGTTCGAACACAATACAAACATGACCATGATGATCAAACCATTCTAGCATCTGGACACATCGGCTAAAACagatcaaaataaaaatgattcagttCCTAGAACTTTGACTATTTCATATAACGTGATGGATCACAGTTCCAAGTTTATACTTACAAGACACTATTGGGATCAGTACTATTTAAATGCTCTAATACTTGGATTTCTGAACGAGCTGCTTCACGATATCGTCCCACGTTTTTTACAATTTTCACTGCTACATGTATGCCATCCCttagaaacaaaatgagaagGATGAATGTACAGGAGGTGGTTGAAGACATGCGTCTTAAAATAATCTTTCAGGGCATTATTATAGCAGCTCTATGTTaatggtttttaaaacattttgaacaaAATTCACTTTACATGGAGTGATGATTCTCTTAATACCTGTGAATGCTAATATTTGTTTCCAAAagcttaaatttactgagattttttttccccttttggagAAGGAGGATAAAAATATAAACCTTGAATAGAATATACTACTGCTAAAAGCATTTGGTCATTCACAAAGAGAGATTGACTGTGACAGATGGTGCACAGATATTAGTGATTAAAAAAGGCTTGTCCTATGTATCTCAGTTTAATGGAAAAGACAGATACAAACAACTTATCATAAAGGTTACAAGTGCTTGACATGGAGTAGACAGAAGAAAGAACCTATTGATTGGGGTTAGGGCAGTTTAGACATCTTCAGAAAAGAGGAGACACACAACTGAGCCCTGAAAGACAACTGTCGATTCATCAGATTTGGGAGAAAATTCCAGCAAAGAGACACCATCATTAAGTCATgaagctgaaaaaaatatttagttcatTCAGGGATGCCAATAGGTAGAAATAGCTACAATCTAGGGCAGTGTGCTTTAGACTGGGGCgtccatgtgcatgtgtgtgctaggttgcttcagtcgtgtccaactctttgtgaccctatggactatagcccatcaagttcctctgaccatgggattctccaggcaagaatactggaatgggttgccatgccctcctacaggggatcttcccgacccagggactgaaccaggtctcctacagtgcaggcagattctttaccaactgagccaccaaggaatacTTCCTACAAAGTATAGAGGGAAGTGGTGGTCAAGTAGTTAAGACACAGGCTTTTACTGCCGTGGGTTCAGGTATGATCACTGATGATGAACTGAGATCTTGCAAGCCATGTGAAGCCACCCTCCTCCCGCCCCACCAAAGATACATCTCTGAATGCTTTTGAGGACAAAGGTTTCCAAATCTGCAACTTCCTTTTGTCCTCCTTCCTAATAAGCTGACCTTTTTGAAAACAAGCCAGCATTCAAACCTGTTTTCTTCACTATAGCCTTTTCAGGTTAGAAAAAACCTCATGGATGTGAAGATTAGTATGGCAAGGTATGTGCTCTAggatgtccaaaaaaaaaaaaaagaaaaatctttgagGCAAACAAATTTTTCTAGTGGTTGGATAGCAAATCTTTCCAATTCGCTTAAGAAGGCCCTAAAGAAGTTATAGGCTGGTAAatcattcaaaaattattttgatgaTTATAAAACCTATGATGTATATATCTC
Proteins encoded in this window:
- the CLK4 gene encoding dual specificity protein kinase CLK4 isoform X1 encodes the protein MKATVEVTNGRGDPTAVRKRTDTVNHITSLKNLIDVPLGLFARLLSKLASWGYFKKHHYLEARSLNERDYRDRRYIDEYRNDYCERYVPRHYHRDIESSYRIHCSKSSVRSRRSSPKRKRNRHCSSHQSHSKSHRRKRSRSIEDDEEGHLICQSGDVLRARYEIVDTLGEGAFGKVVECIDHGMDGIHVAVKIVKNVGRYREAARSEIQVLEHLNSTDPNSVFRCVQMLEWFDHHGHVCIVFELLGLSTYDFIKENSFLPFQIDHIRQMAYQICQSINFLHHNKLTHTDLKPENILFVKSDYVVKYNSKMKRDERTLKNTDIKVVDFGSATYDDEHHSTLVSTRHYRAPEVILALGWSQPCDVWSIGCILIEYYLGFTVFQTHDSKEHLAMMERILGPIPTHMIQKTRKRKYFHHNQLDWDEHSSAGRYVRRRCKPLKEFMLCHDEEHEKLFDLVRRMLEYDPVKRITLDEALQHPFFDLLKKK
- the CLK4 gene encoding dual specificity protein kinase CLK4 isoform X2, with amino-acid sequence MRHSKRTHCPDWDSRESWGHESYSGSHKRKRRSHSSTQENRYCKPHHQFKESDCHYLEARSLNERDYRDRRYIDEYRNDYCERYVPRHYHRDIESSYRIHCSKSSVRSRRSSPKRKRNRHCSSHQSHSKSHRRKRSRSIEDDEEGHLICQSGDVLRARYEIVDTLGEGAFGKVVECIDHGMDGIHVAVKIVKNVGRYREAARSEIQVLEHLNSTDPNSVFRCVQMLEWFDHHGHVCIVFELLGLSTYDFIKENSFLPFQIDHIRQMAYQICQSINFLHHNKLTHTDLKPENILFVKSDYVVKYNSKMKRDERTLKNTDIKVVDFGSATYDDEHHSTLVSTRHYRAPEVILALGWSQPCDVWSIGCILIEYYLGFTVFQTHDSKEHLAMMERILGPIPTHMIQKTRKRKYFHHNQLDWDEHSSAGRYVRRRCKPLKEFMLCHDEEHEKLFDLVRRMLEYDPVKRITLDEALQHPFFDLLKKK
- the CLK4 gene encoding dual specificity protein kinase CLK4 isoform X3 — translated: MCIPLEASHSVEEDSHPSHYLEARSLNERDYRDRRYIDEYRNDYCERYVPRHYHRDIESSYRIHCSKSSVRSRRSSPKRKRNRHCSSHQSHSKSHRRKRSRSIEDDEEGHLICQSGDVLRARYEIVDTLGEGAFGKVVECIDHGMDGIHVAVKIVKNVGRYREAARSEIQVLEHLNSTDPNSVFRCVQMLEWFDHHGHVCIVFELLGLSTYDFIKENSFLPFQIDHIRQMAYQICQSINFLHHNKLTHTDLKPENILFVKSDYVVKYNSKMKRDERTLKNTDIKVVDFGSATYDDEHHSTLVSTRHYRAPEVILALGWSQPCDVWSIGCILIEYYLGFTVFQTHDSKEHLAMMERILGPIPTHMIQKTRKRKYFHHNQLDWDEHSSAGRYVRRRCKPLKEFMLCHDEEHEKLFDLVRRMLEYDPVKRITLDEALQHPFFDLLKKK